Proteins from one Corynebacterium testudinoris genomic window:
- the hisN gene encoding histidinol-phosphatase, which yields MSNYADDLALALELADLADALTFDRFEATDLHVDSKPDLTPVSDADLACEELLRTKLADARPSDAILGEEFGGDVTHAGRQWIIDPIDGTKNFVRGVPVWATLIALLVDGRPVVGVVSAPALTRRWYAAEESGAWRSFNGGSPKKLSVSGVTQLSDASVSFSSLTGWDERGLRDNFYSLSENTWRLRGFGDFFSYCLVAEGAVDIAAEPEVSLWDLAPLAILVTEAGGRFTSLAGEDGPHGGDAVATNGLLHDAVLSTLR from the coding sequence ATGAGCAATTATGCCGATGACCTTGCTTTAGCCCTCGAACTCGCGGACCTCGCCGATGCGCTGACCTTCGATCGATTCGAGGCCACCGACCTCCACGTCGACTCCAAGCCGGACCTCACGCCCGTGTCCGACGCGGATCTGGCGTGCGAGGAACTTCTGCGCACCAAGCTCGCGGATGCCCGCCCATCGGATGCCATCCTGGGCGAGGAATTCGGCGGCGACGTCACCCATGCGGGCCGCCAATGGATCATTGATCCCATCGATGGCACCAAAAACTTCGTCCGCGGCGTGCCCGTGTGGGCGACCCTCATCGCCTTGCTTGTCGACGGCCGCCCTGTCGTCGGCGTCGTCTCCGCCCCGGCGCTCACGCGCCGCTGGTACGCCGCCGAAGAATCCGGCGCGTGGCGCTCGTTCAACGGTGGCTCCCCCAAGAAACTGTCCGTCTCCGGCGTCACCCAGCTTTCCGACGCCTCCGTGTCTTTCTCCTCCCTCACCGGCTGGGACGAGCGCGGATTAAGGGACAACTTTTACTCCCTGTCCGAGAACACGTGGCGCCTGCGAGGCTTCGGCGACTTCTTCTCCTACTGCCTCGTCGCAGAAGGGGCCGTCGATATCGCCGCCGAGCCCGAAGTATCCCTCTGGGACCTGGCCCCCCTGGCCATCCTGGTCACTGAGGCCGGCGGCCGATTTACGTCACTAGCTGGCGAGGATGGCCCCCACGGCGGCGACGCCGTGGCAACCAATGGGCTGCTCCACGACGCCGTCCTTTCCACCCTGCGTTAA
- a CDS encoding inositol monophosphatase family protein, producing the protein MTQPASTLDDMIAAITKTFAVAHETDSDEALAQALVYNAGRLAWRMREQGVESEQKTSVSDVVTAADRAAEDFIAGVLEILRPNDGLLGEEGASRESTSGRTWVVDPVDGTYNFTSGSDYWCSALALVEGDPSHPQALLFGAVHRPAMGYTWFGGPGIATTRDGVGVDKLTDQPAAAVSLSTYLHPTFLAQDAVRAAWVRVATQFATLRMFGAGSVDLASVADGSLGAWMQHSVADWDWLPGKALVEGAGGVGVKVEAGGVTWCVAGNALAVEQATDALTRMSA; encoded by the coding sequence ATGACTCAACCAGCCTCCACCCTTGATGACATGATCGCCGCCATTACTAAGACCTTCGCCGTGGCCCACGAGACGGATTCCGATGAAGCCCTGGCGCAGGCCCTGGTCTACAACGCCGGCCGTTTGGCGTGGCGGATGCGGGAGCAGGGGGTGGAAAGCGAGCAGAAGACATCTGTCTCGGACGTGGTTACGGCGGCGGATCGCGCCGCGGAGGATTTCATCGCCGGGGTCCTGGAGATCCTGCGCCCGAACGATGGCCTGCTCGGTGAGGAAGGCGCGTCGCGTGAATCTACTTCGGGCCGTACCTGGGTCGTCGATCCAGTAGACGGTACCTATAACTTCACGTCCGGTTCGGATTATTGGTGTTCGGCCCTCGCGCTCGTCGAGGGCGACCCGTCCCACCCGCAGGCCCTGCTGTTCGGGGCTGTCCATCGCCCGGCAATGGGATACACGTGGTTCGGTGGCCCGGGGATTGCGACGACGCGGGACGGAGTGGGCGTCGATAAGCTCACTGACCAGCCGGCCGCCGCGGTGAGCCTGTCCACCTACCTTCATCCCACGTTCTTGGCGCAGGATGCGGTGCGCGCCGCGTGGGTGCGCGTGGCCACCCAGTTCGCGACCCTGCGCATGTTCGGGGCAGGGTCGGTCGACCTTGCCTCGGTGGCCGATGGTTCGCTCGGCGCATGGATGCAACATTCTGTCGCCGATTGGGACTGGCTGCCCGGCAAGGCCCTCGTCGAGGGCGCGGGCGGAGTCGGCGTCAAGGTGGAGGCCGGGGGCGTCACGTGGTGCGTGGCCGGAAATGCGCTGGCTGTGGAGCAGGCCACCGATGCGCTGACTAGGATGTCAGCATGA
- the prfB gene encoding peptide chain release factor 2, translated as MRPEISAALDDIDSTLSTIEKVMDPEEMSARVRELEQQAADPSLWDNPDHAQTVTSELSAVQGKLRKLTELRQRLDDLPIMYELAEEEGEDDGTVDDELKDLRTQVEALEVTTMLSGEYDQREAVINIRSGAGGVDAADWAEMLMRMYTRWAEKNGHKVDVYDISYAEEAGIKSATFVVHGDYMYGTLSVEQGAHRLVRISPFDNQGRRQTSFAEVEVLPVVEQTDSIEIADSEIRVDVYRSSGPGGQSVNTTDSAVRLTHIPTGIVVTCQNEKSQIQNKASAMRVLQAKLLERKRQEERAEMDALGAGGNASWGNQMRSYVLHPYQMVKDLRNNFEVNDPTKVLDGDIDGFLEAGIRWRMAEQQA; from the coding sequence ATGCGACCGGAAATATCTGCTGCGTTGGACGACATTGATTCCACTCTCTCCACCATCGAAAAGGTCATGGACCCGGAGGAGATGTCCGCCCGGGTGAGGGAATTGGAGCAACAAGCAGCCGACCCCTCGTTGTGGGACAACCCCGATCACGCGCAGACGGTGACTTCTGAGCTCTCCGCCGTGCAGGGCAAGCTGCGCAAACTGACGGAACTGCGCCAGCGGCTGGATGATCTGCCGATCATGTACGAACTCGCCGAGGAAGAGGGCGAGGACGACGGTACGGTCGACGACGAGCTGAAGGACCTGCGCACCCAGGTCGAAGCGCTCGAAGTGACAACGATGTTGTCGGGCGAGTATGACCAGCGTGAAGCGGTGATCAACATCCGCTCCGGTGCCGGTGGCGTTGACGCCGCGGACTGGGCGGAAATGCTCATGCGCATGTACACCCGGTGGGCGGAGAAGAACGGCCACAAGGTCGACGTCTATGACATCTCTTACGCCGAGGAGGCGGGCATCAAGTCCGCGACGTTCGTCGTGCACGGTGACTATATGTATGGAACGCTCTCGGTGGAGCAGGGTGCACACCGCCTCGTGCGCATTAGCCCTTTTGATAATCAGGGCCGCCGGCAAACCTCCTTCGCTGAGGTTGAGGTTCTGCCCGTGGTGGAGCAAACCGACTCGATTGAGATCGCCGATTCGGAGATTCGGGTCGATGTCTATCGTTCCTCCGGCCCGGGTGGTCAGTCCGTGAACACCACCGACTCCGCGGTCCGCCTCACCCACATTCCCACCGGCATTGTGGTGACCTGTCAGAACGAGAAATCTCAGATCCAGAACAAGGCCTCCGCCATGCGCGTGCTCCAGGCGAAGCTGTTGGAGCGCAAACGCCAGGAAGAGCGAGCTGAAATGGATGCCCTTGGCGCTGGCGGCAACGCCTCGTGGGGTAACCAGATGCGTTCCTACGTTCTGCACCCCTACCAAATGGTCAAGGACTTGCGGAACAACTTCGAAGTCAATGACCCCACCAAGGTTTTGGACGGGGACATTGACGGCTTCCTCGAGGCTGGCATCCGCTGGCGGATGGCAGAGCAGCAGGCTTAG
- a CDS encoding S1 family peptidase yields MRRLSRVRSVLMSTVMMGAVLAASPSLANAQGVDSAQLVDQVRADLASVGIPTAPVDKSITDAVDKTITDVVPQEFLAWNPAAPFADPVEVTPEIRERFVSEEFVPLDPNYRWQMDPVSKAMAGKPTSEFILHRVPGSWFDAPRIPEESMVVQNQDASLYGPGTPVYIGGNMMCTLGVVGTDSEGRKVGLTAGHCGKAGDKVFSADSWQVGPTGTVVASNYLHDYSVIELGSNAEITRSYNGVTVNSVGGPVSPGQLLCKQGVATGNTCGNVWSADSYSQVSQVCAMMGDSGGPVMAGDRMVGMISGGSLPFPELACRTPLQGPLFMPTVSTSMDNVVQDLDARGGVGAGFQLAE; encoded by the coding sequence ATGCGACGGCTGTCCCGCGTTCGAAGTGTTTTGATGTCCACAGTGATGATGGGGGCGGTGCTCGCAGCTTCGCCGTCGTTGGCGAACGCGCAGGGGGTTGATTCGGCGCAGCTGGTGGATCAGGTGCGCGCTGATCTGGCGTCGGTGGGTATCCCGACTGCTCCGGTGGATAAGTCGATCACTGATGCGGTGGACAAGACCATTACGGATGTTGTTCCGCAGGAGTTTTTGGCGTGGAACCCGGCGGCGCCGTTTGCTGATCCGGTGGAGGTCACCCCGGAGATCCGTGAGCGTTTCGTGTCGGAGGAATTCGTTCCGCTTGATCCGAATTACCGTTGGCAGATGGACCCGGTGTCCAAGGCGATGGCTGGTAAGCCGACTTCAGAGTTCATTCTTCATCGAGTGCCCGGCTCGTGGTTTGATGCTCCCCGTATTCCGGAGGAGTCCATGGTTGTTCAGAACCAGGATGCCTCGCTCTATGGCCCGGGAACGCCGGTGTACATCGGTGGGAACATGATGTGCACTCTCGGTGTCGTGGGTACGGACTCGGAAGGCCGCAAGGTCGGACTGACCGCAGGGCACTGTGGCAAGGCAGGAGACAAGGTCTTTTCTGCGGATTCTTGGCAGGTGGGGCCGACAGGCACCGTGGTGGCGTCGAACTACCTGCATGATTATTCCGTCATTGAGCTTGGTTCCAATGCTGAGATCACCCGTAGCTACAACGGGGTCACGGTGAATTCGGTCGGCGGGCCGGTCTCTCCGGGGCAGTTGCTGTGCAAGCAGGGCGTGGCCACGGGCAACACCTGTGGCAATGTGTGGAGTGCTGATTCCTACTCGCAGGTCTCCCAGGTCTGCGCGATGATGGGCGATTCTGGTGGTCCGGTCATGGCGGGCGATCGGATGGTCGGCATGATCTCGGGCGGGTCGTTGCCCTTCCCGGAGCTGGCCTGCCGCACCCCGTTGCAGGGCCCGCTGTTCATGCCGACGGTGTCCACCTCGATGGACAACGTCGTGCAGGATCTTGATGCCCGCGGGGGCGTGGGAGCTGGGTTCCAGCTCGCTGAGTAG
- a CDS encoding class I SAM-dependent methyltransferase yields MSSASPFDGLAEDYDRERPRYPRSAFEWISSKCDLASATTVVDVGAGTGIVLEGLLPHLPADCRVVGIDYSHDMIQVGSKKFPDVEWIQGEAETLLAPLAPIDLITAGQSYQWLDRERFLAEAYASLNSRGGLAIMQNNRDYHSGGFADAYETLLETFSPGYRRDYRKIDVQAELRTTFPTVNLKQFRWTQEKTPEQFMGMSASSTQSQAALHARGTEYTAALKALTAEWSSADGLLTIPYVTEVYLGQK; encoded by the coding sequence ATGAGCAGTGCATCTCCCTTCGACGGCCTCGCCGAAGACTACGACCGCGAACGCCCCCGCTACCCCCGTTCAGCGTTCGAGTGGATCTCCTCAAAGTGCGACCTCGCCTCCGCCACGACCGTCGTCGACGTCGGTGCCGGAACCGGAATCGTCCTCGAAGGGCTCCTCCCCCATCTGCCCGCCGACTGCCGAGTCGTCGGCATTGACTACTCCCACGACATGATCCAGGTGGGCAGCAAGAAGTTCCCGGACGTCGAGTGGATCCAGGGAGAAGCCGAAACCCTTCTCGCACCCCTCGCCCCCATCGACCTGATCACCGCCGGCCAGTCTTACCAGTGGCTGGACCGGGAGCGCTTCCTTGCCGAGGCGTACGCCTCACTGAACTCGCGGGGCGGATTGGCCATCATGCAAAACAACCGCGACTACCACTCCGGCGGCTTCGCCGATGCCTACGAGACCCTCCTAGAGACGTTTTCCCCGGGGTACCGGCGCGACTACCGGAAGATCGATGTCCAAGCCGAACTGCGCACCACCTTCCCCACGGTCAACCTCAAGCAGTTCCGCTGGACCCAAGAGAAGACCCCCGAGCAGTTCATGGGGATGAGCGCCTCCTCGACCCAATCACAAGCAGCCCTGCACGCCCGCGGGACTGAGTACACCGCCGCCCTCAAAGCCCTGACAGCAGAGTGGAGCAGCGCTGACGGTCTGTTGACGATCCCCTATGTCACCGAGGTCTACCTCGGCCAGAAATAG